From the Juglans microcarpa x Juglans regia isolate MS1-56 chromosome 7D, Jm3101_v1.0, whole genome shotgun sequence genome, the window atgtcggtGAACCTCTCCAAGTtcgggcccttcggacccacctcTGCAGAGTAAAAAACCCCGGTTCCGTGCACTGCACCCTCGACCCAATTCAACCCCATATAACCAGCTCTGTATCTCCACCTAGGCTTTAAAGTATGCAGGAGGCAAGATCATATTAATCAAAAGGCTTGAAACTTCAGTATTTTGGGTATTTGGCTCCATTATATAAATTCCTGTGCCCATGTTTCATGTTGCCTTCAAAACAAGGTTTCAAAAGTGCTTCTGAAGCCttttaagatgatttttttGGTTTCAATTACCTATAGCAAATTAttgatttcctttttctttatcaCAAAAGCAACTCTCAGGGAGATCTTATACATTGTAGGTTCTTGTTGGTCATCCAGATTATGAAGTTACAGGGGGCAGTGCAGTATTCAAAGGGGAGAACTTGCTTGATATGGAACCGGATGAAAGGTCACTTGCCGGGCTCTTTATGAGCTTCCAGTCCCCTATTGCGATTCCTGGTGTGAACAATATTGACTTTCTGAATATGGCTTATAATGCTCGGCGAAGAAAACTGGGTCAGCCAGAGCTTGGACCGATTGAGGTTAAATATTCTCAGCAAGTGCCTTctctttgttttattattgaaatttcTATCATAAATTGCAATCACATGTCATTTCGGTTACATATATGTTTCTATCATTCTATGACCTAGgctattatgaaaaatatacttGTGGCAGAAGTTAATAGAGTTGGGGCATATTTTGGCAGAACTGAGTAAGTTTGAACATGCCCCGATATCTAAATTATCTGAAActtgaagagaagagaaaaaagggtCGGAATTTGGAACATGAAATGCATGGATATCGATAAACTTGCCTCCCAATGACAGGGTACTTTGTTTGAGATAAGCTATTGCAGAAGCTTGAGCAGGACTTAATtctattaattagaatatattcTGTGTTTCATATGTCCAATCCCGATCAGTTGATGAAGATCCATAGAGCTGATATCAATTTAATTTGACAAAGCCTTAGTTgagttgggttgggttgggtttttACAATCATATGTACTGGTAGTTTAATACTTGTTAAATTTCGTGGAAGTTTAACTGGAAGAAGATAACTGCAAACTTTTTGCCTGGAAAATTAAACAAGAGAGGAGCTAACACAATGGCTATTAGTTTGTTCTTTGTAGAATTTTTTGGAAGCTCCTTTGTTAAATCTCTTGAAGGATATTGAAATTGATTGGGCAACGTCCTTTCTCCATATTATGTATCATGATAttcttaatttgtaaatagaTCATGGTTATTTGGTTGACCAAATACGGAGCTTAGACATACAGAACTGATTTTATAACCACCTTCCATTACTAATCACATTCCATGTGCCACTTCAAACTTTTCGATTCTTCTATACACATTGTTTGAACATTTTGTGTAGATCTAATTCTAATAAATAAGATGGTGTACGTCCTGTGTagatgggctatgcctattattttcatcaataaaaaatccttcattacttaaaaaaataaataataattagatggaACATTTTGTTTGAAGTTATTTTGTGATGGCTACTCACCTACTCAAGAACTGACATTGTTTTGTTCTTGCAGTTCTATGCTTACATTTTCCCCAAGCTTGAACTTGTGAAGATGAAGGCAGACTTTCTTAATAGAAATGTTAATGAAGGATTCAGTGGTGGTGAAAGGAAGCGCAATGAAATTTTACAACTTGCAGTATgaatacttttatattttatcttctatATTTTTTCCCTGGGCTATCTTCTATATCTTGTTATCTTAACTAATatgttacttttttatttaactttcccATTGTGGCTTTGAcagtcacatttttttttttccccaaaattTTTAATCGTCTTCAATCTTGATTCACTATTATCTATTCCATCTCTCCTGTGCTAACAGCCTTTTTTATATCTAGGTTCTGGGTGCAGATTTGGCAATCTTGGATGAGATTGATTCTGGACTGGATGTTGATGCACTTCGAGATGTTGCAGAATCAGTGAATGGGCTTTTGACTCCAAAAAAttctttattgatgattactCATTATGCGCGTCTTTTGAATTCTGTAAAGCCTACATGGATCCACATCATGGTAAGTAATTTGAAGATCTTGGAGAATTAGTTGCTTTTGTTTGGGTTTGGGGTTGTCGGGAGAGGAAGGGGGATTTGATGGGGCATTGCCTATTCCTATGTCGTGGAGGAAAAAAgttattgtataaaattttacattGCCATTCTGTACGAGTCTCTGCTTTGCATGTATCTGGATTTTATGGAGACACCATGAAATGGTATTGTTTTAgttaagaaaaatagaggatAGATAATTGAGAGAGGTTGGGATTGGGTGCGGATCAAGTTGAGCATTGGCTGGCCTCTAACTCGGCTCAAGtgtaacttatatatatatatatatatatatatatatatatatatatagagggagggagggagagagagagagagtagtagCCGCAGCTCTAGGTTTGGTCTTTGCTGTTGCCTAGGCGATGGCTCAGTAAAGGCAATGGTGAAATTCTAGATTATGTACTATCTTCAAGTGCCATGGAAACCAGAATGGATTCATTTTGTTTCCATcagaattgaaaaaataagaatttttatttccattttacTATGATATTGTCGCATTTGAAATTATTGCAGCACTTTGATGTTTCAACCTATGCTCTACACTCaacttgtaaaaagaaaaaggaaaactttACTCTAAACTTGATAGTCATAAATCAGATTTTGGTGCACTGTACTAGGCACGCCTCCTGCTATTGAAATGGGTTTTAAATAGTTACtgcttatttattctttatctaTGCCTCCATTACATTGgcttatatttttaattcatgGCTTTCAGGAGGACGGGAAAATTGTGAAGACAGGAGATATTTCAATAGCAAAACTTCTGGAGGACGAAGGGTATCAAGCAATTTCTGCAGCATAACTGCATGGCAATTGATGTTGgtattctctctccctccctctgaGTTTGTGTGGGTGTGTTTGTGTGTGCGCGAGCATTTGTTCTGAGTAAATCAACCATACGCCACTTAGCAACATTTAGGTCAAACTTTCTGATGCCAACAATTCTCTTGGAAGTGTCCTGCTTCATATATCTTAAGGCTCATAAGAATTTCCCTATGACACATGCAGCAATCCAATCATTTTTAAATTGGGCTTAACAGGATCTGTGCATTGAGAGGCGGATTTGTAGCTTCTGAGACCCAGGTTGCAGCTGCAGGCCATCAAAATTTCACTCTTGGTGTTGGCTATATTGTCAGATTATGTGCCTGCACCATGCCTTATCTTCAATATACATGCCGCTTTGTGTCAAAACTTAAACTGATTGCTCTCTTACATTATTGCATCTCCGAGGAGAGGACAGTGCAGAATTTGTCACAGGAATTTAATCCCACCAACATATTATGTTTTAAGGCTTGTGAGAGACAACAGCCATACTTCATGATGTTATGTACGTGTACGACTATGTCTTAGTTTTAGATGTTGTTTCTCGGGCTGGTCTTGCTGCGGAGTAAGAAATTTTGATTGATGGGAAATCTCTATCCACGAATATCTTTTAGGCAAAGAAGGTTTCAACAAAGTTTAAACGGATGCTGGCATTCTAGTGCTAGATTTCAATGTTTGTTCTCGTTTTCGGTTCTTTTTTTTGGCTCATTATCTTTTTAGACCAAACGTTTTTCGACCATAACAGGAAAGAAATATTGGGTTTGAGGCGGCGTGGCCCTTGAACTCCAGAAATGACCTTTTTCATTGGTGTTGAGCCAGGTGATGAAGCATGGAAGGTACTAATTTGGTGGTGAGTGGTGTGAGCAACCGAAATCAGGAGGAGCTGGGAGAGATAAGGGGCATTGACTTAGTATTTCACTAATAccatcaaatattaattaattactaatcCACACATaatattttgggaaaaaaaaaggataatatATCCCAATATTAGATAAAAGATTTCACATGTTGGGTCCGAATCTCACTCCATAGATGATATTGAAAATTCCGTAATACTTtagtcataaaaagattttacaaaagtaaatttacaaaatgatg encodes:
- the LOC121238693 gene encoding ABC transporter I family member 6, chloroplastic-like yields the protein MALPVRCSHYTPPLAPSFPASSSVVRFLPPNFLQFTLPTLRPLCCRPSHRRPVAVFTASLSAVDSPATSGSQEEKKLLLEVKELTAVIAESNQQILKGVNLSIYEGEVHAIMGKNGSGKSTLAKVLVGHPDYEVTGGSAVFKGENLLDMEPDERSLAGLFMSFQSPIAIPGVNNIDFLNMAYNARRRKLGQPELGPIEFYAYIFPKLELVKMKADFLNRNVNEGFSGGERKRNEILQLAVLGADLAILDEIDSGLDVDALRDVAESVNGLLTPKNSLLMITHYARLLNSVKPTWIHIMEDGKIVKTGDISIAKLLEDEGYQAISAA